The nucleotide sequence GGCCGCGAGGTCGTAAAGCGCGTCATAGAGCTTCGCGAGCTGCTCCATGCTCTTCGACGGTTCCCCCGCCGGCACGGTGGCGAATCCGGTTCGTAGCCCCGACGCGGCAAGGGTCGCTTCGGCCGCGCGGCCGTGGGCCTGCGTATTCGCGTCGCACACGACGAGGGCGGTGGAGGCTTTTCGCAATACAGAACGCACAAAGGGACCGATGCCCGCGGGGTCGCCGGGAGTAATGACGATGTCGTAACTGCGGGAGCCGAGATTCACGCGAACGGTGTTCATATCCGCATTTCAGCGAGAACGTGGAGGTTCGCCAAGTAGCGAGCGGGTACGATATTCGCCGATGCCCGCCAACTCGCCCGCATTTGACGATGCGCCCATCAAGCCCGCCGGGGCTGCGTGGAAGGAATTTGCACGCGCGCCGCTCGTGCCGGTGGCTCTGGCCGCATCGGTTGGGTTGCTCGCAGATCGGTACATCGGGGCAACGCTCGAACCTGCGTTACTCACTGCGGCGACGGCGCTCGTGGGCTGGTATTTCACGCGCCGAACAACTCCACAAACGGCGTTCGGTTGGTTGCTCGTCTGTGCGGGGGCGCTTGCCGCGGCTCATCACGATTCGCACCGACATTCTGCCGCGGCCGATGACATTGCCGCGTTCGCGAAAGACACGCCGGTCGCGGTTCGGGTGCGCGGGAGGCTTGCGGAAGAACCCGATCGGTTCCGCCCGCCGCGTCACGACCCTCTGTTGACCGTGCAGCGCGACGCGAGCAGTTCGGGTGTGTTGGACGTGACCGCAGTGGAGGGCAACGCGGGCTGGCGTCCGGCGTCCGGGAAGGTGCGACTCGCAGTGGAGGGGCGGATCGATGACTTGCATTGCGGCGACGCGGTGGAAGTCTCCGGGCGCCTGACTCTTCCCGACGGTCCGCACAACCCCGGCGAGCGCGACTATCGGGCGTTCTTGCTCGATCGGCAAATCACCGCCGACTTGCGTGTGAAGCGCTCGGCGGACGCGATGGTGCGCCTCGAAGAAGGCTGGCACTCGTCACTGTTTGGTTGGTTGGCTGTGGTTCGCGGTTGGGGGACGCGCGCACTGTCGCGCTCGTTGCAGAAGGACGAATCCGGGCTCGCCACTGCACTCCTTCTCGGCGACAGCACGGCTCTGGACCGCGACGAGTGGGCCATCTACGTGCGCACCGGCGTGATTCACGTGCTTGCGATTTCGGGCCAGCACCTGGTGATTTTGGGCTGGTTCGCGTGGCTCGTGTTTCGGCTGTGTGGCGTGCGCCGGCGGCACGCGGCCTGGGCGGTCGCGGGACTGTTGCTCGGTTACGCGCTACTCACCGGGGCACGGCCCTCGGCCATTCGCGCCGCGGTGATGGTGTGCGTGGTGTGCGGCGGGATCATTCTACGCCGACCGGTCATCATGGCGAACGTGTTCGCGCTGGCGTGGCTCGTTGTGCTGGTCGTGAACCCGACGGACCCGTTCACGGCCGGGTGCCAGTTGTCGTTTCTGAGTGTGTTCGTTTTGCTGTGGGGTGCGGTGCGTTGGCTCAAGCCGCGCGAACTCACGCCGGTGGAGCAACTCATCGAAGAAACGCGCAGCGTGCCCGAGAAAATGCTCCGGGCCGTGCTGCGCGCGTTGGGGCAAACGTTCGCAGTCAGTGTCATCCTTACCGCCGTGAACGCACCGCTCGTTCTCGCGTGGCAGAACGTCGCGTCGCCGATCGGTGTGCTTCTCGGCCCGCCGCTGATTCTGTTGATGGCCATCGCGCTCGTTACGGGCTTCCTGCTGCTCATCGTGTCGCCGGCGGGTGTGTGGGCCGCCGAACCGTTCGCCCGCGTCACCGAGTGGTGCCTCGTCGCGTGCGAGTGGCTGGTTCACCTCGGCGACCGTGTTCCGGGCGGGCACCTCTACGCGCCCGCGCCGCCGATGTGGTGGCTGGTCGGCTTTTACATGCTCGTGGCGGGACTGGTTCTCTTCGATGGAAAGCGGGCGCGGCAATTCCTCCTGGCGATTTTCGTGTGGGTGTTCGTCGGGCTCGCGCTCGGCCTCACTCCGCGCTCGCCCGACGAACTGCGTGTCACGTTTTTGGCCGTGGGGCACGGCTGCTGTGTGGTGATCGAAACTCCGGACGGGCGCGTGCTGCTCTACGACACCGGCACCACTGCGGGGCCGGACGCGATGCGCCGGGTGGTGGCCCCATACTTGTGGAGCCGCGGAATTAGCCGCATTGACGAAGTGTTCCTCTCGCACGCCGACCTCGACCACTTCAACGGGTTGCCCGAACTGCTCCGGCGCTTCCACGTGGGCCAAGTGACGATGACGCCGACGTTCCCCGATAAGAACAGCCCGGGTGTCGAGGCAGTGTTGGCCGCGTTGGAGAAGCACGACGTTCCGCGCCGCACGGTGGTCGCGGGCGAGCGTTTCACGGCTGGGAGCGTGTCGTTCGAGGTCTTGCACCCGCCGGCGGTCGGCCCGGAGGGAACTGAGAACGCGCGGAGCCTCGTGCTCCTGGTGCGCCACGAGGGGCACACGATCCTGCTGACGGGCGATCTGGAAGGCGAAGGGCAGGCGCTCGTGACCGCGAAGCCCATCGCGCCCGTCGATGTGCTGCTCGCCCCACACCACGGGGCAAAGACCGCGAATGCCCCACGCGGACCGGCGGATAAGCCCGAACCGGGTACGGTGGCGCTGTGGTCGCGTCCGAAGCTGGTGGTATCGAGTCAGCGGGCCGGTTCCGCAACGACCCACTTGCACACGAGCTACGGCGCGGTGGGTGCAACGGTCTGGGACACGCCGACCGCGGGCGCTGTGACCGTGCGCAGCCACGCGACCGGCGTAACCGCGGAAGCGTTCCGCACCCACGAAATGCGCGTCGTCACGCGGGGGAAGTGAGGTAGGCCGAAACGAACCGTTGGCGACGAGAACCGGCACCGGGTATCATGGGGCGAAAGGCGGTTCGGAGGACGAGGGATGTCAGAAAAGGAATGGTTCCGGTCCCGCAATCCAACCCACGTTCTGGATTGTCTGGAAGGGCGAGCAAGTGACCGTAAATTGCGACTGTTCACTTGCGCGTGTTGCCGTCGCATTTGGAACGTAATTCCGAACGAAAACCGTAATATCGTGGAAGTTGCCGAACGGTATGCCGATGGAATCGACAATGAGCAAACACTCAATGATGCCATCACGAAAATGATCGGCGGCAATGAGGCGCACGTTTGTGCGGTGGGAGCGACGACGCACTCCGACAGTCGAAAGGTTGCCTGTAGCGGAGCATGGAATGCCCGTTGTGCCACCGCCTTGCCGAACATTGATGTTGAAAGCCCCTTTCAAATCGCATTACTACACGACATCTTCGGCAATCCCTTCCACCCCGTCTCCCTCGACCCGTCTTGGCTCACTTCTACTGTCGTCGCCCTTGCCGAAGGCATCTACCAAGGGCGTACCTTCGACCGGATGCCGATCCTTGCGGATGCACTTCAAGACGCCGGGTGCGACAACGACGACATCCTGACGCACTGCCGGGACGTCGGGTCGCACGTCCGGGGCTGTTGGGTCGTTGATCTGATCTTGGGAAAGGGGTGAACTTCATGCGGAGCACGTTCGTGATTTCGGCTACGGCGACGTTCTAGTGGGTGCCAGTGGATGTCGGCATGTAAACACGCGGTCCTTCCCACGAGTCAGACTTGTTGTCGATAAATTGAGAAAACGCATTGCCCGGGGTTGTGCCGCCGCTTTGGGCGGGCTTACGGAGTGCGTCGGGGCGCTGCTCGGTGGGTGGTTGTGAGTCGGACCGCTTGAACTCTGCCGAACCAGTTGCGCTGCGGGTTCCTCGACTTTCCCCCTGACAGAGTCCGCACCCGCTCAGCAGGAATGCAACGAGCGCAATTCCCGCCCACTTCGGTTGGTGGCTCATCGCTTTACCCCTGTTCATTTTAGATAGGGCGTGAAAATAACGCAGGGGTACGGAGCGTCAAGAGCGGTTTGTTGAGCCTCGCTCACTCCGGCTGTTTCTTCCGCTCGTGGATGCGTTCGAGCAGGTTGTCCCAGGTCACGGCTGATTTCGGGGCCGGGGTGCGGGTGCTCGTGGAGGGGGATTTCGGCTTTGCGTGCGGGGTGAAGATGCGCTCCTCGCCCATGCGGTCCCACATCATGCGCGCGAAAGGCGTGGGCTCGATCGGTTCGTCCGGCTCCCAGCGCCCGGTCTTGGTGGGGCGGATGAACTTGCCGGCGCGGAGCCGGCGCAGGGTGCGGTGCGCTTCGCCTTCACGGGTAAACTGCGGGAACACGGCCCGCACCGTAAGCGCCACGCCCGTGTGGTTCATGATGACGCGCAGCACGTCCCGCTCCTCCGCCCGGAGTTGCTTCGCGAGGGCGCGCATCTCGCTCAAGAGCCACCCGAAGTTGGCCTTGAGATCCCGAGCGGTGCAGCGAATCATCACGCTATCGACATCAATGTCCACTTGCGACGCTTTCATCCGGTTCTCCGTGCCGGTGCCCGCTCGTGCTAATGCGCCGGGCGGGGACGAATACGAATTCGAGTGATGGGCGTGTGGCGATGGGCGTTGAGTGTGCCACACACCTTAGTTGAGGATTTGACGTGAAGCAAATACGTGCGCGGTGTGAACGCGCGGATTGAGGGCTCGCATGTGGTCGCGCATGAATTCGACACCGGCTTCGTGCCGGAGTGGAGGCGCGCTTTGGTGAACCCCGCCCGCAAGGGCGGTGGGTTGCTGCCCAATGCGGTGAGACCG is from Gemmata palustris and encodes:
- a CDS encoding DNA internalization-related competence protein ComEC/Rec2, which codes for MPANSPAFDDAPIKPAGAAWKEFARAPLVPVALAASVGLLADRYIGATLEPALLTAATALVGWYFTRRTTPQTAFGWLLVCAGALAAAHHDSHRHSAAADDIAAFAKDTPVAVRVRGRLAEEPDRFRPPRHDPLLTVQRDASSSGVLDVTAVEGNAGWRPASGKVRLAVEGRIDDLHCGDAVEVSGRLTLPDGPHNPGERDYRAFLLDRQITADLRVKRSADAMVRLEEGWHSSLFGWLAVVRGWGTRALSRSLQKDESGLATALLLGDSTALDRDEWAIYVRTGVIHVLAISGQHLVILGWFAWLVFRLCGVRRRHAAWAVAGLLLGYALLTGARPSAIRAAVMVCVVCGGIILRRPVIMANVFALAWLVVLVVNPTDPFTAGCQLSFLSVFVLLWGAVRWLKPRELTPVEQLIEETRSVPEKMLRAVLRALGQTFAVSVILTAVNAPLVLAWQNVASPIGVLLGPPLILLMAIALVTGFLLLIVSPAGVWAAEPFARVTEWCLVACEWLVHLGDRVPGGHLYAPAPPMWWLVGFYMLVAGLVLFDGKRARQFLLAIFVWVFVGLALGLTPRSPDELRVTFLAVGHGCCVVIETPDGRVLLYDTGTTAGPDAMRRVVAPYLWSRGISRIDEVFLSHADLDHFNGLPELLRRFHVGQVTMTPTFPDKNSPGVEAVLAALEKHDVPRRTVVAGERFTAGSVSFEVLHPPAVGPEGTENARSLVLLVRHEGHTILLTGDLEGEGQALVTAKPIAPVDVLLAPHHGAKTANAPRGPADKPEPGTVALWSRPKLVVSSQRAGSATTHLHTSYGAVGATVWDTPTAGAVTVRSHATGVTAEAFRTHEMRVVTRGK